From Scatophagus argus isolate fScaArg1 chromosome 2, fScaArg1.pri, whole genome shotgun sequence, a single genomic window includes:
- the LOC124070216 gene encoding histone H4, with amino-acid sequence MSGRGKGGKGLGKGGAKRHRKVLRDNIQGITKPAIRRLARRGGVKRISGLIYEETRGVLKVFLENVIRDAVTYTEHAKRKTVTAMDVVYALKRQGRTLYGFGG; translated from the coding sequence ATGAGTGGAAGAGgcaaaggaggaaaaggactCGGAAAAGGAGGCGCTAAGCGTCACCGTAAAGTCCTCCGTGATAACATCCAGGGAATCACCAAGCCCGCTATCCGCCGTCTGGCCCGCCGTGGTGGAGTGAAGCGTATCTCTGGTCTGATCTACGAGGAGACCCGCGGTGTGTTGAAGGTTTTCCTGGAGAACGTGATCCGTGATGCCGTCACTTACACTGAGCACGCCAAGAGAAAGACCGTGACTGCCATGGATGTGGTGTATGCTCTGAAGAGGCAGGGCCGCACTCTGTACGGCTTCGGCGGCTAA
- the LOC124070213 gene encoding histone H2B 1/2, whose product MPEPAKSAPKKGSKKAVTKTAGKGGKKKRKTRKESYAIYVYKVLKQVHPDTGISSKAMSIMNSFVNDIFERIAAEASRLAHYNKRSTITSREIQTAVRLLLPGELAKHAVSEGTKAVTKYTSSK is encoded by the coding sequence ATGCCCGAACCAGCCAAGTCTGCACCGAAGAAAGGCTCCAAGAAGGCAGTGACTAAGACTGCCGGTAAAGGCggcaagaagaagagaaagaccaGGAAGGAGAGTTACGCCATCTATGTGTACAAGGTGCTGAAGCAGGTCCACCCTGACACCGGTATCTCGTCCAAGGCCATGAGCATCATGAACTCCTTTGTGAACGACATCTTCGAGCGCATTGCTGCTGAGGCTTCTCGTCTGGCTCACTACAACAAGCGCTCCACCATCACTTCCAGGGAGATTCAGACCGCAGTGCGTCTGCTGCTGCCCGGTGAGCTGGCTAAGCACGCCGTGTCTGAGGGCACCAAGGCTGTGACCAAGTACACCAGCTCCAAGTAA
- the LOC124070169 gene encoding histone H2A, which translates to MSGRGKTGGKARAKAKTRSSRAGLQFPVGRVHRLLRKGNYAERVGAGAPVYLAAVLEYLTAEILELAGNAARDNKKTRIIPRHLQLAVRNDEELNKLLGGVTIAQGGVLPNIQAVLLPKKTEKPVKAK; encoded by the coding sequence ATGAGCGGACGTGGTAAAACCGGAGGAAAGGCCAGAGCCAAGGCAAAGACCCGCTCTTCTCGTGCCGGTCTGCAGTTTCCAGTCGGTCGTGTTCACAGGCTTCTGCGTAAAGGCAACTATGCAGAGCGTGTCGGTGCCGGCGCCCCCGTCTATCTGGCGGCTGTGCTCGAGTACCTGACCGCTGAGATCCTGGAGTTGGCTGGAAACGCCGCCCGTGACAACAAGAAGACCCGTATCATCCCCCGTCACCTGCAGCTGGCCGTCCGCAACGACGAGGAGCTCAACAAGCTCCTGGGCGGAGTGACCATCGCTCAGGGTGGTGTGCTGCCTAACAtccaggctgtgctgctgcccaAGAAGACCGAGAAGCCCGTCAAGGCCAAGTAA
- the LOC124070091 gene encoding asialoglycoprotein receptor 1-like: MAKAAPAKALKWRPPKPRTTGFSELIVKAFLVLQLSGCVSSEQCPIDWTIVDSRCYFLSSERKTWEESRQYCQSKDADLVVINSEQEQRALYRLNGDAHLLFWIGLYNTTGTFKWVDGSVLEKGFWLPGQPDYGGPNNREGCVEMYHRHPVLTSWNDAPCRHELLFLCEKEPH, from the exons ATGGCAAAAGCAGCCCCAGCTAAAGCTCTCAAATGGAGGCCCCCTAAGCCGAGGACGACTGGCTTCAGCGAACTCATCGTTAAAGCTTTTCTAGTTTTAC AGCTGAGTGGCTGTGTGTCCTCTGAACAGTGTCCTATAGACTGGACAATAGTCGACTCCAGGTgctatttcctctcctctgagaGGAAAACGTGGGAGGAGAGCAGACAATACTGTCAGAGTAAAGATGCTGACCTGGTAGTGATCAACAGTGAACAGGAGCAG AGAGCATTGTACCGCCTCAATGGGGATGCTCACCTCTTGTTCTGGATTGGTCTGTATAACACAACTGGAACCTTCAAATGGGTGGATGGATCTGTGCTGGAGAAAGG ATTTTGGCTGCCTGGCCAGCCAGATTATGGTGGTCCCAACAACAGAGAGGGCTGTGTGGAGATGTATCACCGCCATCCAGTGCTGACCAGCTGGAATGATGCCCCCTGTAGACATGAGCTGCTCTTTCTGTGTGAGAAAGAGCCacactaa
- the LOC124070068 gene encoding histone H1-like: MAEVAPAPAAAAPAAKAPKKKASKPRKAGPSVSDLIVKAVAASKERNGVSAAALKKTLAAGGYDVEKNKARVKIAIRSLVTKGTLLQTKGTGASGSFKMNKKAAEPKAKKPVKKAAPAAKKPAAKKSTAAKKPKAAAAAKKATATKKSPKKAKKTATPKKVAKSTKKTTKSPKKVAKKVAKKPPAAKKPAAKKVAKPKAKKAAAPKKK; this comes from the coding sequence atggcagAAGTCGCTCCAGCTCCAGCCGCCGCTGCTCCGGCAGCCAAAGCGCCCAAGAAGAAGGCTTCCAAGCCGAGGAAGGCTGGCCCCAGCGTCAGCGACCTCATCGTGAAAGCTGTGGCCGCTTCCAAGGAGCGGAACGGCGTGTCCGCGGCCGCCCTCAAGAAGACTCTGGCTGCCGGAGGCTACGACGTGGAGAAGAACAAGGCCCGCGTTAAGATCGCCATCAGGAGCCTGGTGACTAAGGGAACTCTGCTCCAGACCAAGGGGACCGGGGCCTCCGGCTCCTTCAAGATGAACAAGAAGGCGGCTGAGCCCAAAGCAAAGAAGCCAGTCAAGAAAGCCGCTCCCGCTGCCAAGAAGCCCGCAGCCAAGAAATCCACAGCGGCTAAGAAGCCCAAAGCTGCGGCAGCAGCCAAGAAGGCCACAGCCACAAAGAAGTCCCCGAAGAAGGCCAAGAAAACCGCGACGCCCAAGAAAGTAGCCAAGAGCACCAAGAAGACTACCAAGAGTCCCAAGAAGGTGGCTAAGAAGGTGGCCAAGAAGCCTCCCGCAGCCAAGAAACCTGCAGCAAAGAAAGTTGCCAAGCCCAAAGCCAAGAAGGCAGCAGCACCCAAGAAGAAGTGA
- the LOC124070046 gene encoding C-type lectin domain family 4 member M-like → MEKVAPAKALKWSPPKPRTTGFSELIVKAFLVLQLSGCVSSQRCPIDWTMIDSRCYFLSSERKTWEESRQYCRSEGADLVVINSEQEQRALYRLNGDADLLFWIGLYNTAGTFKWVDGSVLEKRFWLPGQPDYGGPNNREDCVEMYHRHPVLTSWNDAPCGHELLFLCEKDPCARFSGFMSCKAAPI, encoded by the exons atggaaaaagtaGCTCCAGCTAAAGCTCTCAAATGGAGCCCCCCTAAGCCGAGGACGACTGGCTTCAGCGAACTTATCGTGAAAGCTTTCCTCGTTCTAC AGCTGAGTGGCTGTGTGTCCTCTCAACGGTGTCCTATAGACTGGACAATGATCGACTCCAGGTgctatttcctctcctctgagaGGAAAACGTGGGAGGAGAGCAGACAATACTGTCGGAGTGAAGGTGCTGACCTGGTAGTGATCAACAGTGAACAGGAGCAG AGGGCATTGTACCGTCTCAATGGGGATGCTGACCTCTTGTTCTGGATTGGTCTGTATAACACGGCTGGAACCTTCAAATGGGTGGATGGATCTGTGCTGGAGAAAAG ATTTTGGCTGCCTGGCCAGCCAGATTATGGTGGTCCCAACAACAGAGAGGACTGTGTGGAGATGTATCACCGCCATCCAGTGCTGACCAGCTGGAATGATGCCCCCTGTGGACATGAGCTGCTCTTTCTGTGTGAGAAAGATCCATGTGCCAGGTTTTCTGGTTTTATGTCATGCAAAGCTGCACCTATCTAA
- the LOC124070154 gene encoding histone H3, with protein sequence MARTKQTARKSTGGKAPRKQLATKAARKSAPATGGVKKPHRYRPGTVALREIRRYQKSTELLIRKLPFQRLVREIAQDFKTDLRFQSSAVMALQEASEAYLVGLFEDTNLCAIHAKRVTIMPKDIQLARRIRGERA encoded by the coding sequence ATGGCAAGAACCAAGCAGACTGCTCGTAAATCTACCGGTGGCAAAGCCCCGAGGAAGCAGCTGGCCACCAAGGCTGCCCGTAAGAGCGCCCCGGCCACCGGCGGTGTGAAGAAGCCTCACCGTTACAGACCCGGTACCGTGGCTCTGAGGGAGATCCGTCGCTACCAGAAGTCTACGGAGTTGCTGATCCGCAAGCTGCCCTTCCAGCGCCTGGTCAGAGAAATCGCTCAGGATTTCAAGACCGACTTGCGCTTCCAGAGCTCCGCTGTCATGGCTCTGCAGGAGGCCAGCGAGGCTTACCTGGTCGGTCTGTTTGAGGACACCAACCTGTGCGCCATCCACGCCAAGAGGGTCACCATCATGCCCAAAGACATCCAGCTGGCCCGTCGTATCCGCGGAGAGAGAGCTTAA